A genome region from Clostridium pasteurianum includes the following:
- a CDS encoding alpha/beta fold hydrolase: MKFYEFGNINNPVIILLPGTCCHWKNNYDHVLDLLTKSFYVVCVSYDGFDETEQTEFCDMITETEKIEDYIKEKFNGKVHAAYGCSLGGSFVGLLIQRKQIHMNHGILGSSDLDQEDKWKAKIQTKIFVPIVYHIIHKGKINRLISWYMKKHTNEQYMKEFMHIMLGVGGQKLDFVTKRSVENQFYSDLITKMEDGIDVNGTNIHCLYASKMGEMYLKRYKQHFKNPHIVKHDLEHEELLACRPNEWVEVIKKCISLE, from the coding sequence ATGAAATTTTATGAATTTGGTAATATAAATAATCCGGTTATTATTCTACTTCCAGGGACATGCTGTCATTGGAAAAATAATTATGATCACGTTTTAGATTTGTTGACAAAGTCATTTTATGTGGTATGCGTCTCATATGATGGCTTTGATGAAACTGAACAAACAGAATTTTGTGATATGATTACAGAAACTGAAAAAATAGAAGATTATATAAAGGAAAAATTTAATGGAAAAGTTCATGCTGCATATGGATGTTCGCTTGGTGGATCATTTGTGGGGTTACTTATACAAAGAAAACAAATTCATATGAATCATGGAATTCTGGGTAGTTCTGATCTGGATCAAGAAGATAAATGGAAGGCAAAAATACAAACAAAAATATTTGTACCAATTGTATATCATATTATTCATAAAGGAAAAATTAATAGGCTAATTTCTTGGTATATGAAAAAGCATACCAATGAACAATACATGAAAGAATTTATGCATATTATGCTAGGAGTAGGAGGACAAAAGCTGGATTTTGTGACAAAACGAAGTGTAGAAAATCAGTTTTATTCTGATCTTATAACGAAAATGGAAGATGGAATAGATGTTAATGGCACTAATATACATTGTTTATATGCATCAAAAATGGGAGAAATGTATTTAAAAAGATATAAGCAGCATTTTAAAAATCCTCATATTGTTAAGCATGATCTTGAGCATGAAGAACTGCTAGCATGTAGACCAAATGAATGGGTGGAAGTAATTAAGAAATGTATAAGCTTAGAATAA
- a CDS encoding class I SAM-dependent methyltransferase — translation MKNYKELSKNEFNREAKKFDHAKSTDIYKMCQESYGPLLEEIKKEEFHSLLDIGCGTGNSIEKLYRENSKRSYTGIDLAENMIQVARNKELKGVNFLVGDAENLPFEKNKFDVIICKESFHHYPKVNNFFESAYGVLKPGGRMIILDMTLPTLGRWIENHIILKLMNTGDVHFYGLKEVEKLYQNVGFKIERLEKIGKMRFISTGRKN, via the coding sequence ATGAAAAATTATAAGGAATTATCTAAAAATGAATTTAACAGAGAAGCAAAAAAATTCGATCATGCAAAAAGTACAGACATTTATAAAATGTGCCAGGAAAGCTATGGCCCCTTGCTAGAAGAAATAAAGAAAGAAGAGTTTCATTCATTGCTTGATATAGGCTGTGGTACTGGTAATTCTATTGAGAAACTTTATAGAGAAAATTCAAAACGAAGCTATACGGGAATTGACCTTGCAGAAAATATGATACAAGTTGCCCGTAATAAAGAACTTAAAGGTGTGAACTTTCTGGTAGGAGATGCAGAAAATCTACCCTTTGAAAAAAACAAATTTGATGTAATTATCTGTAAGGAAAGCTTTCATCATTATCCAAAGGTAAATAACTTTTTTGAAAGTGCATATGGTGTTTTAAAACCAGGTGGACGTATGATTATTCTTGATATGACACTCCCTACACTAGGACGATGGATTGAAAATCATATTATTCTTAAATTAATGAATACCGGAGATGTTCATTTTTATGGACTCAAAGAAGTAGAGAAATTATACCAAAATGTAGGATTCAAAATTGAACGTCTCGAAAAAATTGGGAAAATGAGGTTTATTAGTACAGGAAGGAAAAATTAA
- the asrC gene encoding sulfite reductase subunit C, with translation MDINTKKLKKNAFRVTKKRGFAASRIRVPGGYLDAKFLSMIENISKTYGNGTVNITTRQGFEIPGIKFEDMPKVNELLQPIIEGLNINQKVKGTGYSASGTRNVTACVGNRVCPYACYDTTAFAQKIEKAIFPNDLHFKIALTGCPNDCAKVRLHDFGIMGMTKPEYEKDMCVNCGACIRVCKKKSVGVLKEVNYKVQRNHEKCIGCGECVLNCPMGAWARSEQKYYRLTLLGRTGKKNPRMGEDFIKWADEESIIKIILNTYDYVEHYIDRSAPGGKEHIGYIVDRTGFEEFKKWALKDVKLPEIAEVYTPMYWKGIKY, from the coding sequence ATGGATATAAACACAAAGAAGTTAAAGAAAAATGCTTTCCGTGTTACTAAAAAAAGGGGTTTTGCTGCTTCAAGGATACGTGTTCCAGGAGGGTATTTAGATGCTAAATTTCTTTCTATGATTGAAAATATATCAAAAACTTATGGAAATGGTACAGTAAATATTACTACACGTCAAGGTTTTGAAATTCCAGGGATAAAGTTTGAAGATATGCCTAAGGTTAATGAACTTTTGCAGCCAATTATTGAAGGCTTAAATATAAATCAGAAGGTTAAAGGAACAGGCTACAGTGCATCAGGAACAAGAAATGTTACAGCTTGCGTAGGAAATCGTGTGTGTCCATATGCTTGTTATGATACTACAGCTTTTGCACAGAAAATAGAGAAAGCTATATTCCCTAATGATTTGCACTTTAAGATTGCATTAACTGGATGTCCAAATGACTGTGCAAAGGTTAGACTGCATGATTTTGGCATTATGGGAATGACCAAACCGGAATATGAAAAGGATATGTGTGTTAACTGTGGTGCCTGCATTAGAGTGTGCAAAAAGAAATCTGTAGGAGTACTAAAAGAGGTTAATTATAAAGTCCAAAGAAATCATGAAAAGTGCATTGGCTGCGGCGAGTGTGTTTTAAATTGCCCTATGGGTGCATGGGCAAGAAGTGAACAGAAGTATTATCGTCTTACACTCCTTGGAAGAACAGGGAAGAAAAATCCACGTATGGGAGAAGATTTTATAAAATGGGCAGATGAAGAGAGTATTATAAAAATTATTTTAAATACTTATGATTATGTAGAACATTATATAGATCGCAGTGCTCCAGGTGGAAAAGAACATATTGGATACATTGTTGATCGTACAGGCTTTGAAGAATTTAAGAAATGGGCACTTAAGGATGTTAAATTGCCTGAAATAGCTGAGGTTTACACACCTATGTATTGGAAAGGGATAAAGTATTAA
- the asrB gene encoding anaerobic sulfite reductase subunit AsrB, whose amino-acid sequence MNQNEYVPFLSEIKEVIKYTNIEYTFRMSYKGEVKPGQFFEVSIPKYGEAPISVSGISEDTVDLTIRRVGKVTNEVFEHYKGDKLFLRGPYGNGFDIENYKGKEIVIIAGGTGVSPVRGVVDYFSKHIDETKGVTLITGFKTPKDILFLKDFKEWKKNINVILTVDSVDGDNNYPEGLVTKYIPELKLKNVSEAVSIVVGPPAMMRFSTNGLLDIGFKEENIWISQERKMCCGLGKCGHCKIDDVYVCLDGPVFNFTKGKKLID is encoded by the coding sequence ATGAATCAAAATGAGTATGTACCTTTTCTTTCAGAAATTAAAGAGGTAATTAAGTATACCAATATAGAGTATACTTTTAGGATGTCCTATAAAGGAGAAGTAAAGCCAGGACAATTTTTTGAAGTTTCTATACCTAAATATGGAGAAGCTCCGATTTCAGTAAGCGGCATAAGTGAAGATACTGTGGATTTAACCATAAGGCGTGTTGGAAAAGTTACAAATGAAGTTTTTGAGCATTATAAAGGGGATAAGCTGTTTTTAAGAGGACCATATGGAAATGGTTTTGATATAGAAAATTATAAAGGTAAAGAAATTGTAATAATAGCTGGTGGTACTGGTGTTTCTCCAGTTAGAGGTGTTGTAGATTACTTTTCTAAGCATATAGATGAAACTAAAGGAGTTACTTTGATAACAGGTTTTAAGACTCCCAAGGATATATTATTTTTAAAAGATTTTAAAGAATGGAAAAAGAATATAAATGTTATATTAACTGTTGACTCTGTCGATGGGGACAATAACTATCCGGAGGGACTTGTTACTAAATACATTCCAGAATTAAAATTAAAAAATGTAAGTGAAGCAGTTTCTATTGTTGTTGGACCTCCAGCTATGATGAGGTTTAGTACAAATGGACTCTTAGATATAGGTTTTAAAGAAGAAAACATATGGATTTCCCAGGAGAGAAAAATGTGCTGTGGACTTGGAAAATGCGGTCACTGTAAAATTGATGATGTGTATGTTTGTCTTGATGGCCCTGTTTTTAATTTTACAAAGGGTAAAAAATTAATAGATTAA
- the asrA gene encoding anaerobic sulfite reductase subunit AsrA: MGYRLTTENLNDLLKEWKKKYLIYAPKLFKGKGAFSDTDRIRYGEVTEAEEIVFDCKSHYSFKEVLLPISQTLFFFTEENIKEADMPKKGAIIFLRSCDLHAVKRLDEMYLKNGFEDYYYKRLREKVKFVLMPCESAFESCFCVDMGTNKNDNYDASIELKDRQFYIDSREENWNKFLINSGCEKLEVIPSYVKETKTRVNVPEGLSTKIFNSKMWDEYDSRCINCGRCNFVCPTCTCFTMQDIFYTDNGKVGERRRVWASCMVDGFTNVAGGGSYRKKNGQRMRFKVMHKVYDYKKRNGYNMCVGCGRCDDICPEYISFSNCINKLEGAVKEVNYNESK; encoded by the coding sequence ATGGGTTATCGTTTAACAACTGAAAATTTAAATGATTTGCTTAAGGAATGGAAGAAAAAGTATTTGATATATGCACCAAAGTTATTTAAGGGTAAGGGGGCTTTTTCTGATACAGATAGGATTCGTTATGGAGAGGTCACTGAAGCAGAAGAAATCGTATTCGATTGCAAATCACATTATTCTTTTAAAGAAGTTTTACTTCCTATTTCACAAACTTTGTTCTTTTTTACTGAAGAAAATATAAAGGAAGCAGATATGCCGAAAAAAGGAGCAATTATTTTTCTTAGAAGCTGCGATCTCCATGCTGTAAAGCGCTTAGATGAAATGTATTTAAAAAATGGTTTTGAAGATTATTATTATAAACGTCTTCGTGAAAAAGTTAAATTTGTTTTAATGCCGTGTGAAAGTGCTTTTGAAAGCTGTTTCTGCGTTGATATGGGAACAAATAAAAATGATAATTACGATGCAAGCATAGAACTAAAGGATAGACAGTTTTACATAGATAGTCGTGAGGAAAATTGGAATAAGTTCCTTATAAATAGTGGGTGTGAAAAGCTTGAGGTTATTCCTTCCTATGTAAAGGAAACTAAGACAAGAGTAAATGTGCCTGAGGGGCTTTCAACTAAAATATTCAATTCAAAAATGTGGGATGAGTATGACAGCAGATGCATTAACTGTGGACGCTGTAATTTTGTTTGTCCAACATGTACATGCTTTACAATGCAGGATATATTTTATACTGATAATGGAAAAGTTGGAGAGCGTAGAAGAGTATGGGCATCTTGTATGGTGGATGGTTTTACAAATGTTGCTGGTGGAGGCTCCTATCGCAAAAAGAATGGACAAAGAATGAGATTCAAAGTAATGCATAAGGTTTATGATTACAAAAAGAGAAATGGCTATAACATGTGTGTAGGCTGTGGAAGGTGCGATGATATTTGTCCTGAATATATTTCCTTTTCAAATTGTATTAACAAGTTAGAAGGAGCAGTTAAGGAGGTAAATTACAATGAATCAAAATGA
- a CDS encoding Crp/Fnr family transcriptional regulator, which produces MIGLEEAFKAVEVLQNVNEGSFDALKTCGKIKRIAKGEQLFRDKEYVPHIYILISGLAALYKINSMGEKKVIFVFGKGKMLNEVTFEHMNSSVSCEILEEALILYFPQNKLIDIMKEDFELTKAIMDSTAIKVRRLYRQLKNTSNSIRGDKKIAAKLWKLSGDYGVPCKDGIQIDMELSITYLADMLGSKRETVSRQLKLLTEKNLVIVKRNEFIITEREELRKYFKQP; this is translated from the coding sequence ATGATAGGTTTAGAGGAGGCTTTTAAAGCTGTAGAAGTACTTCAAAATGTAAATGAAGGTTCTTTTGACGCTTTAAAAACTTGTGGAAAAATAAAAAGGATAGCAAAAGGTGAGCAGCTTTTTAGGGATAAGGAATATGTACCACATATTTATATTTTAATCAGTGGCTTGGCTGCTTTATATAAAATTAACAGCATGGGAGAAAAAAAGGTTATATTCGTGTTTGGAAAGGGCAAAATGCTTAATGAAGTTACATTTGAGCATATGAATTCTTCTGTAAGTTGTGAAATATTGGAGGAGGCACTTATACTGTATTTTCCTCAGAATAAATTAATAGATATTATGAAAGAAGATTTTGAGCTGACAAAAGCGATTATGGATTCTACAGCTATTAAAGTAAGAAGACTATACCGACAATTAAAAAATACATCTAATTCAATAAGGGGTGACAAAAAGATAGCGGCTAAACTTTGGAAGCTGTCGGGTGATTACGGAGTACCTTGTAAGGATGGAATTCAAATTGATATGGAGCTAAGTATTACTTATTTAGCGGATATGCTTGGCTCAAAAAGAGAAACTGTATCTAGGCAGTTAAAATTGCTGACAGAAAAAAATTTAGTTATTGTAAAAAGAAATGAGTTTATTATTACAGAACGTGAAGAACTTAGAAAATATTTTAAGCAACCGTGA